The genomic DNA tttcttttattaagtataaaaaagaaaaattgctttaaaaaagacataaaaaataatattttaaaaaatggtatgaacagtaatattttaaaaaatggtatgaacagtaatattttaaaaaatggtatgaacagtaatattttaaaaaaagatggaaaggaagaaaatgttttaaaaaatgacaaCATTGCGGGACAAACGagtaaaaatgaacaaaatgaaggTCAAAAAAAACAGTTACGTAATAAGgatgtagaaaaaaaagggaatacAAACAACAGCATTTATTCTTTTGCTTCCTTAAAATTTATTCCATTCATTGTACAGTCATTCATTCACACAGGAGCTAAGTTAACACAAGGacaaatagaagaaaaacatatttataattttgaaaagagTCCAACAGTTCGTTATTTGCTAATTGCAGaggaaaggaaaaataattttctatacATTGTATTTCTTGTTATATCATTTGCCGTAGTCTTGcttatttcctttttcatttttaagttttttttcaatttataaaaaatagcgCAAAACAGCACTAAATAACATAATATGAacaggaaaaaaggaaaaataaaaaaataaaaaataaaaatactttaatGAATTATGGGATTgggtaaaaaaatttaagtgcACACATTATGAGACAGGCATTATATAtcgaaacaaaataataaaataaaaatgaaagaaatattCGATGTAtggctttaaaaaaaaaaaaaaaaaaaaattatatgaacaagAACAAGAAATGTTAAACAGATGGacatgaaaaattaaagtgtacatacatacatacatacatacaaaaaaaaaaaaaaatattttaaatgtgaaaaaaaattacgtcATTGATGCTATTGTGTGTAAAATATTCATgaatacacatacatacatacatacatataggTATCTAA from Plasmodium brasilianum strain Bolivian I chromosome 10, whole genome shotgun sequence includes the following:
- a CDS encoding apical rhoptry neck protein, with translation MKKIHLFLFFLLLSIKKKNCFKKDIKNNILKNGMNSNILKNGMNSNILKNGMNSNILKKDGKEENVLKNDNIAGQTSKNEQNEGQKKQLRNKDVEKKGNTNNSIYSFASLKFIPFIVQSFIHTGAKLTQGQIEEKHIYNFEKSPTVRYLLIAEERKNNFLYIVFLVISFAVVLLISFFIFKFFFNL